A genomic region of Streptomyces sp. R33 contains the following coding sequences:
- a CDS encoding YbhB/YbcL family Raf kinase inhibitor-like protein — protein sequence MTGIQLTSSVFADHTEIPRRYSGEGEDVSPPLTWTAAPDGTAELLLLCEDPDAPGPSFLHWLVTGIDPWTGGVEEGQEPHGGTSWPNGFGRPGWGGPMPPPGHGPHRYFFRLYALSQPVRLHDRPSVDAVHGAVHGKDLASGTLVGTYQRR from the coding sequence GTGACCGGAATTCAGCTGACCAGCTCCGTTTTCGCAGACCACACGGAGATCCCCCGCCGCTACAGCGGCGAGGGGGAAGACGTTTCGCCACCCCTGACCTGGACGGCCGCCCCCGATGGCACGGCGGAGCTGCTGCTCCTGTGCGAGGACCCGGACGCGCCGGGGCCCAGTTTCCTGCACTGGCTGGTGACGGGCATCGATCCGTGGACCGGCGGGGTGGAGGAGGGGCAGGAGCCGCACGGCGGGACGTCCTGGCCCAACGGGTTCGGACGGCCGGGCTGGGGCGGACCGATGCCGCCGCCCGGGCACGGGCCGCACCGCTACTTCTTCCGCCTGTACGCGCTGTCGCAGCCGGTCCGCCTGCACGACCGGCCCAGCGTGGACGCCGTGCACGGCGCCGTGCACGGCAAGGACCTCGCGAGCGGCACCCTGGTGGGCACCTATCAGCGGCGCTAG
- a CDS encoding putative quinol monooxygenase, which produces MQFAQIIDFETERIDEVRDLLRGYEERARSTGRTGTPVSRTLLKDRANPNRYLAVVQFESHEAAMANSNAPETNELAQQLSALMTRPPVYTDCDIADHQTMG; this is translated from the coding sequence ATGCAGTTCGCACAGATCATCGACTTCGAGACCGAACGCATCGACGAGGTCCGAGACCTCCTGCGCGGCTACGAGGAGCGGGCCCGATCGACGGGCCGGACCGGTACCCCGGTGTCCCGCACCCTGCTCAAGGACCGGGCCAATCCCAACCGCTACCTCGCCGTGGTCCAGTTCGAGTCCCACGAGGCCGCGATGGCCAACAGCAACGCGCCGGAGACGAACGAGCTGGCCCAGCAGCTCTCGGCCTTGATGACCAGGCCGCCGGTCTACACCGACTGCGACATCGCGGACCACCAGACCATGGGCTGA
- a CDS encoding Ohr family peroxiredoxin codes for MTVPLTRTLYRTTAHASGGRTGSVVTDDGRLDVRLAPPRKKVPGTTNPEQLFAAGFAACFTSALAEVAAEFGADASAARVACEVQLGTTDTPAGYGLAVGLTVGLPGWKAADLLPLLHRADAVCPYSQAVRGNIEVSLQAVDDTAAVDA; via the coding sequence ATGACCGTGCCGCTGACCCGCACCCTCTACCGGACGACCGCACACGCCAGCGGGGGACGTACCGGATCGGTGGTCACCGACGACGGGCGCCTCGACGTCCGTCTGGCCCCGCCGCGCAAGAAGGTGCCCGGTACGACCAACCCCGAGCAGTTGTTCGCGGCCGGGTTCGCCGCCTGTTTCACCTCTGCGCTGGCCGAGGTCGCCGCCGAGTTCGGGGCGGATGCCTCGGCCGCGCGCGTCGCGTGCGAGGTACAGCTCGGTACCACCGACACGCCCGCGGGCTACGGTCTCGCGGTCGGCCTCACGGTCGGCCTGCCGGGGTGGAAGGCGGCCGATCTGCTTCCCCTGCTCCACCGGGCGGACGCGGTCTGTCCCTACTCCCAGGCGGTCCGCGGGAACATCGAGGTCTCGCTGCAGGCCGTGGACGACACCGCCGCCGTCGATGCCTGA
- a CDS encoding MIP/aquaporin family protein encodes MSGSGSPAAPPGTHTGSGPAPGPTEPERRGYPLYEFALTAVLMFAVVTAIRWVLDPASPLALAHVRSALLVVGALAGAAVFGLIRSPWGRRSGGHMNPAITLALWLLGAFPGRGVAVYVVAQLGGSVAGTALARLAWGPAVARVGYGAAAAAPSWNGWAVFAAEGGCLVVITLMIGFFLTRPARERWFPWALAVLICAIVAVLGPLSGGAANPARQFGPALMSGSTAALWIYLVAPALGAALGAAVHHLFRRGSAHRMA; translated from the coding sequence ATGTCTGGTTCCGGTTCCCCGGCCGCTCCACCCGGAACACACACGGGTTCCGGCCCGGCGCCCGGGCCAACGGAGCCCGAGCGCCGCGGTTACCCCCTGTACGAGTTCGCCCTGACCGCGGTGCTGATGTTCGCCGTGGTCACGGCCATCCGCTGGGTACTCGATCCGGCTTCCCCCCTCGCCCTGGCACACGTCCGGTCGGCCCTCCTCGTGGTGGGTGCGCTGGCCGGGGCAGCCGTCTTCGGGCTGATCCGCTCCCCGTGGGGTCGGCGTTCGGGTGGTCACATGAATCCCGCGATCACGCTCGCGCTGTGGCTGTTGGGGGCTTTCCCCGGCCGGGGCGTGGCGGTGTACGTCGTCGCGCAGCTGGGCGGGTCGGTCGCCGGGACGGCTCTGGCCCGCCTGGCCTGGGGGCCGGCGGTCGCCCGGGTCGGCTACGGCGCGGCGGCTGCGGCGCCGTCGTGGAACGGCTGGGCCGTCTTTGCGGCCGAGGGCGGCTGCCTGGTCGTGATCACCCTGATGATCGGCTTTTTCCTCACCCGCCCGGCCCGCGAACGATGGTTCCCCTGGGCCCTGGCGGTTCTCATCTGCGCGATCGTGGCCGTCCTGGGCCCCCTCAGCGGCGGCGCCGCCAACCCCGCCCGGCAGTTCGGACCCGCGCTGATGTCGGGAAGCACCGCAGCCTTGTGGATCTACCTCGTGGCACCCGCTCTCGGCGCCGCCCTGGGCGCTGCCGTCCACCACCTGTTCCGGCGGGGCTCCGCCCACCGCATGGCTTGA
- a CDS encoding ion transporter, translated as MPDLIEAYSGRRRLAARCRHVCEKPVFSLGVISVILLNAVLLGIETYSGLSVEYGDLLDSAERFCVAAFSLEILIRLGAHIDRPKAFFRDPWNVFDLLVVSSAFVPFLRENTTLLRLLRLARVLRTAQFMPQLRVLLVAVGRSLPGTVSFLFVGALILYVYAMIGWICFAGHDPEHYGSLGRAGLTLFLLMTLEGLGDAVHAGLAVSPFSILFYASYVLLASFVLVNVLIGVVLNALEEAREMEAAANRTEQVTAWQPPAGHAAQPLPEAADELRLRIAAVRSALDDMEAQLDPTSGAAPVMTASPSPARASVGAR; from the coding sequence ATGCCAGACCTCATCGAGGCGTACAGCGGCCGCCGAAGGCTTGCCGCGCGCTGCCGTCACGTATGCGAGAAGCCGGTGTTCTCGCTCGGCGTCATCTCGGTGATCCTGTTGAACGCCGTACTGCTGGGCATCGAGACCTACAGCGGATTGTCGGTGGAGTACGGCGACCTCCTCGATTCGGCCGAACGGTTCTGCGTCGCCGCGTTCAGCCTCGAGATCCTGATCCGCCTGGGCGCGCACATCGACCGGCCGAAAGCTTTCTTCCGGGACCCGTGGAACGTGTTCGACCTGCTGGTGGTCTCTTCGGCCTTCGTCCCCTTCCTGCGGGAAAACACCACCCTCTTGCGCCTCTTGCGGCTGGCGCGGGTACTGCGCACCGCGCAGTTCATGCCGCAGCTACGGGTCCTGCTCGTCGCCGTCGGCCGCAGTCTGCCGGGAACGGTCAGCTTCCTGTTCGTGGGCGCCCTGATCCTGTACGTCTACGCCATGATCGGCTGGATCTGCTTCGCCGGGCACGACCCGGAGCACTACGGTTCCCTCGGCCGGGCCGGACTGACGCTGTTCCTGCTGATGACGCTGGAGGGCCTGGGCGATGCCGTTCACGCCGGACTGGCGGTCTCCCCGTTCAGCATCCTCTTCTACGCCTCGTACGTGCTCCTTGCCTCCTTCGTCCTGGTCAACGTGCTGATCGGGGTCGTACTCAACGCCCTGGAAGAGGCGCGCGAGATGGAAGCGGCGGCGAACCGGACCGAACAGGTCACCGCCTGGCAGCCGCCCGCGGGGCACGCAGCACAGCCGCTCCCGGAGGCCGCCGACGAACTCCGCCTGCGGATTGCAGCGGTCCGCAGCGCCCTCGACGACATGGAGGCCCAGCTCGACCCCACGAGCGGAGCCGCACCCGTCATGACCGCGTCCCCCTCCCCGGCCCGGGCATCGGTCGGCGCCCGGTAG
- a CDS encoding YbaK/EbsC family protein: MRAPIGSFDNARPAPDCLAELTGPVAEAVRTWHGTVPAEDIVYVDTDPAIADTAAFVEHYGQELLAQSANCVIVSAKRGGESTLAACLVPSGARADVNGVVRRHLAARKVSFAPMDTAVQLSGMEYGGITPIGLPSDWPLLVDSVVVGLPYVLVGSGRRRGKLIVPGKLFAQLPGAEVIEALAA, encoded by the coding sequence ATGCGCGCACCCATCGGTTCCTTCGACAACGCCCGCCCGGCGCCGGACTGCCTCGCCGAACTCACCGGGCCGGTGGCCGAGGCGGTCCGCACCTGGCACGGCACTGTCCCGGCCGAGGACATCGTGTACGTCGACACCGATCCGGCCATCGCGGACACCGCCGCCTTCGTCGAGCACTACGGGCAAGAGCTCCTCGCGCAGTCGGCGAACTGCGTGATCGTCTCCGCCAAGCGCGGTGGCGAGTCCACGCTGGCCGCGTGCCTGGTCCCCTCCGGAGCCCGTGCCGATGTCAACGGCGTGGTGCGCCGTCATCTCGCCGCCCGCAAAGTGTCCTTCGCGCCGATGGACACCGCGGTGCAGCTCAGTGGCATGGAGTACGGCGGCATCACCCCCATCGGCCTGCCGTCGGACTGGCCGTTGCTGGTGGACTCCGTCGTGGTCGGGCTGCCGTACGTACTGGTCGGCAGCGGCCGCCGCCGCGGCAAGCTCATCGTTCCCGGGAAGCTGTTCGCGCAGCTCCCGGGCGCTGAAGTGATCGAAGCCCTCGCCGCCTGA
- a CDS encoding thiazolylpeptide-type bacteriocin, translating into MSEASATTGYNHLDLDLDLDLSELTVTALSDTAALPENGASWGSCSCQGSSSCAQPQVETPVV; encoded by the coding sequence ATGTCCGAAGCCTCTGCCACCACCGGGTACAACCACCTCGATCTGGACCTGGACCTGGACCTCAGCGAGCTGACCGTCACCGCGCTGAGCGACACCGCCGCACTGCCCGAGAACGGCGCCTCATGGGGCTCCTGCTCCTGCCAGGGCTCGTCCTCCTGCGCCCAGCCGCAGGTGGAGACGCCCGTCGTCTGA